A segment of the Candidatus Neomarinimicrobiota bacterium genome:
ACAGATCCTTTTCATTTAGGATCTGTCCCATGCTGATTTGAACCTGGACATTCTCAGGATCAACGCCAACTGCCATTCGATAATACTGATAGGCATTTTCCAGGCTGCCTGTGGCATGGTAGATCTCTCCGATGTAACGGAGGATCATGGCTGAATCTGCCTGGGCGTCCAACCCTCTTTTACACTGATTGACGGCTGCTGTCATGTTATCATCTTCAAAGAACAGCCGAGCCGCAAAAAGATAGGCCTCTGTATATTCAGGAGCCGTTTTCTGAATATCCATGAGATAGTTCAGGGCGGCCTGACGTGAACCAAGCGCGGCTTCTGTTTCTGCTTTCGAGTATAGAATATCTGGATCTTCGCTACATGCCGTTAAAATAGCCAAACTAATAAATATAAGTGTGAGCCAACGATTCAGCCCCATAATGTGTCTCCTAACCAATTTGTAAAAAATTAACTTGAGTCACATCTTCAGCAAGGGTTATTTGATCGAATCAGACAGTCCTATTTGTTGATGATGATTGCGATATTTTCGTTTTTTTTAACTTCGTTGCTAAAAAGACGATCTCACCTGATCATAAGCGTTTGTTCCAGATAGTACTCCAAACCGCCACTGGCCCAATCCAGCTTGATCCGCCACAATCCAGGATCCATATTAGGTAAATGGATCTTCTGCAGGGTGTCTCCAGTCAAGTCCAGTGGAAAAAGGCGATCCTTATGCAGATCCGCTGGACGAAACAACAGCACTTCACCCACGGGAGCAACATGCCCTAATGCCTTGGAATATCTAAGCGTCAACAATTGCGTTTTTTGATCATAGTTGAAAATCGGCTTTATTTCCAAAGCATCCGTTCGTTCCACACGTCGGATCTGTTGTCCAAAGACCACATCTTTGTCGTAGTAATTGTCATAGACCAGTTCAACATCTTTCTGGTAGGTCCAGATGGCAAAGCTGGTAAAAAAAGCGATAAAGACTACAATGGTAAGAATGGTTCCCCACATCCACATTCTTCCAGATGGTTCTGTCTGATTCATTTTATTTCCGCGGTCCCATGAATGATGTTTTTACAGTTTCCAATAATCGGTCTCCCGTATAGACTGCTATTTTAAGTTTGGTTTCAGTTCCGTCAAGCAGAGCACCATCCAAATCGATAAAGAAAGCGCCTTCTGTTCTGTCCTGACTTTCTACTTTCAGGTTTGTACCCACCATATTTAGTGTTCCCGTTGGTTCCACCAGCTCAAACCGAATGGGCATTTCTTCAAAGGTTTTATTCAACACCTTCACTGAATAGAGGTTGGTGTAATGATCGTTTCCCACCTCTTGATACAGGGTTCCATAGGAGCGCAAAATAGTGGTCTCAACATCTGAGCGGGTAATCAGCAGCGTGAAAAAGAAAGCCGTCAGAAGCAGAACAACTGCGGAATATCCCATATTCCTAAATGTGAAACTTAATTTTTCACCCTTGCTGATGCCATCATAAGAATCGTAGCGGATCAGACCCTGCGGTTTCTTGACCTTATCCATTACAGCATCACAAGCATCAATACAAGCCGTACAGTTCACGCATTCCAACTGAGTGCCATTGCGAATATCTATCCCGGTGGGACAAACTTCCACACACTGATTACAGTCAATGCAATCCCCCAAATCTTCAGTTGAATTCTTTTTAGGCTTACCACGTGTTTCACCTCGGATAAAATCATAGTGAACAACAATTGATTTTTCATCCAGAAGCACGGACTGAAAACGACCATAGGGACAAACCAGGGTACAGACCTGCTCACGAAAAGAAGCGTAGATAAAATAGAAAACACTGGTGAAAACGATGATAATGAAGAACCCGGTCAAGTGTTCCGAGACAGGGTCGGTCATGATCTTGAAAAGTTCATCCTTACCAACGATATATGCCAAAAACGTATTGGCAATAATAAAGGATATCGCCCAAAAGACCCCGTGTTTTAAAACCCGTTTAAATATCTTTTCAGCGTTCCAGGCTTGAGCTTTTAGTTTGCGCTGCTTGTTAGCACTGCCATCGATAAGATATTCTATCTTGCGAAATATCATTTCCATAAAGATGGTCTGTGGACAGGCCCATCCACAAAACAATCGACCAAAGACCACTGTAAACAGCAGAATTCCCACCACAAAGGTCAGGGTCGCCAACACAAAAATATAGCTGTCCTGGGGCCAGAAAGCCATCCCGAAGAGAATAAATTTGCGCTCCAGGACATTTAACAGAATAAAAGGGCGACCATTCATGGTTATAAAGGGACCGCCAAACATAATGGCCAGAAGCAGGTATGAAAACCAGGTCCGGGCATTATAAAATCGACCTTTGGGCTGTCGTGGAAAGACCCAATTCCTTTTACCGTCATCATTGATTGAGGCTATTCGATCTCTATACTCTGATGGAGTATCAATATTGGTTAATTGTGTGTCTGGCACGCTCATTTACCTGTGTTCTCCAAATAGTTGTTCTTTATTAAATATACTCACAAAAGGAACTCAAGCATATTACTTGAGTTCCTTCTATGAATACAATATCTAAATAAGGTTATTCCTCAAAAAGATCACCCTGAGGAGCCTTGGCAACTGCAGGGGTTGTTCCCACCAATTTGACCTTGATAAAGCTGGCAACCTGGCTGATCTGATCCGGTGTAAGGATGGTTTCCCAGGGAACCATTCCCTTGGCCGGAACGCCCACATTGATGAGATGTACGATAGAAGCCATATCACCTCCATGGATCCAGTAATCATCCGTCATATTTGGACCGATCATGCCACCACCATCGTTAAGGTGACAACTGAAACACTGAGTGTCCCAGACCTTTTTACCAGCCTCAAGACTGGCATCATCGGTAAGGATAGCCAGTGCTTCCGGTGGTGTTTCATTTGAGCTACCCACAGATGCAGCTGGAGCAGCCGGAGCAGAAACACCTCCACTGGCATAGCTTGCATAAACCTCAGGAAAAGCAGCTTCCAAAGCGGCCAATTGATCTGAGTCAGCTTTGCTCATTGCGCGCATAAGTTGTTCATCAAAGGGGGCATCCAGCACTTTGTCCATTTCAGCACGCATGGCTGGTGTCATTTCACCATCACTTGCAAACGGAGACGAGTAACCGGTCATTGCTCCACGACCCATTCCAACTTCAGAATAGGTACCCATTTCTTTTTGATATTCCACTTCCTGCAAATCACCAACTAGGTGATAATAGGGAACATATATAACTGCGATGATGATCGTCAGCCAGAATAGCGATTTCCACCAACCCGGAAGGTCGTTGTCGTATTCCTGAATTCCATCAAAATCGTGTTCGATTAGTTGATTTGTAATTTTGCCCATTAGTTAATGGCCTCCATTATTTGTACTTTGGTCGTCCTCAAGCTCGAGGGGCATGTTGCTCATTTTGTCTATATATCCTTTTCTCATCGTGAGGATCATAATGATCGCACCTACAAAAACGAGTAGAAACAGGACCAGTGACAATCCCTGGAGAAAAGCCAGGCCTTCTGCTCCTGGATAAATACGGCTTATCATGCGAATCTGAATTCTCCCTATTTAGGGAGAATCCCTGTTCCCAATTTTTGCAGATAGGCGATCAAAGAAATGATCTCTTTATCCCATGTTGTCTCAATACCTGAGTCCTTCAGGTTGGCAACGATGTCTTCTGCCTGTTTTTTCAGGTCGGCAAGAGCTTGATCCTCGTAGCCTTCCTCATAAGGAACACCCAGGGTTCTCATTGCACTGATTTTGCGGGTGAGATGAGCATAGTCATTTGAGTCTTCCAGTAACCAGGGATATACTGGCATAATGGAACCTGGACTCATTGAACGGGGATTATCCATGTGGTTATAGTGCCAGGCATCCGGTTTTCTCAGTTTGCCAACACCTTCACGGTGCAGATCTGGACCGGTACGTTTTGAGCCCCACAAAAAAGGATGATCATAAACATACTCGCCAGCCTTGGAATACTCACCATAGCGTTCAGTTTCGCTTCTAAAGGGACGGATCATCTGTGAGTGACAGTTAACACAACCTTCTCTGATATAGATATCGCGGCCTTCCAGCTCGAGAGGTGTATAAGGAACCACTGTACTGATGGTCGGTATATTTGATTTAACAACGAACATGGGAATAAACTCAACCAAACCACCGATTGCCACAGCAATGAACGCCAGAATCAGGAACGGTACGGGGCGAGCTTCAACCCAACGGTGTTTGTGTTCACCGGGAACAGAGACAATGGGTTTCAGGGCAGGTGCTTCTATTACAGGATCCGGGATGGGAGCGCCTGCTCTGGCTGTTTTTATCAGGTTATATAACATGATGAATGAACCCGTAAGGTAAAGGGTTCCACCAAAGGCGCGGGTCCAGTACATGGGTACTAACTGCAGGACCGTTTCCAGGAAGTTTGGATAAACCAGAAAACCCTCTGGTGTAAACTGCTTCCAGATCAAGGCTTGCGTAATACCGGTCCAGTACATGGGAATTACCCAAAAGATCATTCCCAGAGTTGCCAACCAGAAATGAATATTGGCTAATTTCACTGAATAGAGTTTGCTGGCCCATAATCTGGGAGCCAGCCAATACAGAATACCAAAGGTCAAAAGCCCGTTCCATCCTAGAGTCCCAACGTGAACATGGGCAATGGTGTAATCCGTAAAGTGGGAGATGGCGTTGTAATTCTTCAATGACATCATGGGTCCTTCAAAGGTGGACATACCATAGGCCGAGACGGCCACAACCATGAATTTGAGGATCGGATCCTGACGTACTCGATCCCAGGCACCCCGCAAGGTCAAGAGACCATTCAACATGCCACCCCATGAAGGAGCGATCAACATGATCGAAAATACGGTTCCCAGGGTTTGAGCCCAATCTGGTGTTGAAGAATAGAGCAAGTGGTGAGGACCGGCCCAGATATACAGAAAGATCAACGCCCAAAAGTGGATCACTGATAGTCTATATGAGTAAACCGGACGTTGAGCGGCTTTGGGCATGTAATAATACATGAGGCCGAGATAAGGGGTGGTCAGAAAGAAGGCAACTGCATTATGGCCATACCACCACTGAACCAGGGCATCCTGGACACCAGCATAGAGAGAGTAACTTTTGCCTATACTCACCGGTATCTCAAAAGAGTTGACGATATGAAGCATCGCTACAGTGACAAACGTAGAGATAAAGAACCACATGGCTACGTAGAGATGCTTTTCACGGCGCTTGACAATGGTTCCGATCATATTGACACCCCAGGCAACCCAGATCAGAGCAATGGCAATATCAATAGGCCATTCCAGCTCTGCATACTCTTTGGCTGTTGTGATTCCAGCAGGTAAGGTCAATACCGCTGATACAATAATTGCCTGCCAGCCCCAGAAGTGGATATGGCTTAGCACATCCGAAAAGTTTCTGGCTTTTAATAATCTTTGGGCAGCATAGTAATAACCCATAAAAATACCGTTACCGACAAATGCAAAAATTGCAGCATTGGTATGTAATGGGCGTAAACGACCAAAGGTTAACCAGGATGTACTAAAATTCCACCAAGGTGCTGGTAATTGTAGAGCAATGGTAAGACCGACTAAAAATGCGGTAATTCCCCATGCCACCGTGGCCCAGAAAAACATTCGTACGATTTTATTGTCGTACTGGAATTTCTCCATCTCCATTATTTATTCTCCTCCTTGTTATTCCCCGAAACAGTATCGGGTTCCGTTTTCTTTAATGTTTTATTTTCATCATCAAACAACATGCGGACTGATGGTGTATACTTATCATCAAACTGACCAGAACGAACTGACCAGATATAGGCAGCTAAAAAGATCAGAGATGCCGTTAAGCTGGCGCCCATCAATAAAAACATTATATACATATCTTTAATTCGCTTTTGCTCAAGTTAATCCCATCATGCGGGCGCGCAAGCTGGTAGTAACCGTAGTGAACACTACAACGGAAATTGAGCTGGCCGGCATGAGAATAGCAGAAATCAGAGGGGATAGCAATCCGCATACAGCAAAGGTAACTCCTACAATATTGTAAATTATTGAAATGATGAAACTGGTAATAATGACTGACATGGTGGCTTTGGACATCTTGATGAATGGCTCCAAAAGATGCAGGTTTTCACCGGTCAAAATAGCATCACTGGCAGGAGAGAAGGCTGTCACATCATCCGTAACAGCGATACCAACCTCGCTGGCACGTAGTGCTCCGGCATCGTTTAAACCATCGCCCACCATCAGAACGTGTGCACCATCACCCTGGAGCTTAGAAATAAAATTCAGTTTATCTTCTGGCGTCTGGCGAAAAAACAATCCGGTATCGCTGCCAAACAGATTAACCAGTGTTGCTTTTTCTCGCTCCGTGTCCCCTGATAGAAGATACATTTTAAAGCGCTTAAGCAATTTTGCCAACATGGGGCGTAATCCCTGACGGTAAACATTGGCAATCAGAAACGAGCCTTTGACCTTACCATCAATGCTCAGATATACTCTGGTTTTTAAGTCTTCTGTATTTATCAGATTTGCCTCGAGACCCAGCCAGGAGCCAGAACCGATCTTTAACACCATATTTTGTATATTCCCTTCAATTCCCTTCCCGAATATCTCCTGGAAATCATCTACAGCCAGGGTTGCTTCTACATCCAGAGCTTGAAATATCTTTTGACTGAGCGGGTGTGTCGAGTGTTGAACCAAAGATTTCACCATCTGCTGCTCAACAAGGGAAAGCAGGTCTCCGGAAAACTCAATTATATCCTGGTGAGCTTCTGTGAGAGTCCCGGTCTTATCCACAACGATCGTATCGATCTTGGAAAGAGCTTCCACTGCTTCAGTGTTTTTCACATAGAACCCCTGGCGACCAAATATCCGCATGGTGGTTCCCAGGGCAAAAGGAGATGATAGAGCCAAAGCACAGGGACAGGCAACAATCAAAACCGCTGTAAATACTTTTATAGAAGTAGCGGTATCGTATTGAAGCCAGTACAATGAGGCCGCCAAGGCGATCGCCACCACCCCAAAGGTGAAATAATGGCTAACCTGATTAACCGTCTTATTTAAACGCGAGAAACGCGGTTTACTAAAAACATCGTTATTCCAAAGCTGGGTCAGATAGCTTTGTGAAGGTTCTTTAATAACTTCAAGCTCAATGGTTGTACCGCGTTGTCGCCCCCCGGCATAAATGAACTCTCCAGCCTCTTTAGCAACGGGATCTGCCTCTCCACTGACAAAGCTATAGTCAATAAAAGCTCCTGATTTCAGTAAAACAGCGTCAGCCGGTATAAGCTCCTGGTTACGAACAACGATCCGGTCGCCTGGCATCAATTTGGAAACCGGTACAACGGCCTCAACATTGTTTACTTTCCGGGTAACAGAGAGGGGGAAAAACGATTTATAATCCCTTTCAAAGGAGAGTACGTCATAGGTTTTTTGTTGAAAGATCCGACCCAGGAGCAGAAAAAAGACCAGACCTGTAAATGAATCAAAATAACCTACACCGGTTTGAGTAAGCACTTCCCAGGCACTACGGAAAAAGAGCATGCCAATCCCCAGAGTGATGGGAACATCAATATTAACTGTCTTTGACTTGACGCCGGCCCAGGCTGATAAATAATAATCTTTAGTGGCATAAATAAGCACCGGCAACGAGAGCGCCATACTCAGATAACCAAAGACCATTTTAAAAACAGGGTCAACATCACCTATTCTGGAAAGATATTCAGGAAAGCTGAGGATCATCACATTCCCAAAAGCAAATCCTGCTAAACCAATCTTTAGATACAGTTTTTTCTCGGCTGATGATTGTTCCCGTTTACCTGCTGTGTCCAGGCTAATCAGTGGTTCATAACCAAGAGATGAGACCAGGGCAGCCGCTTCACTCAGCTTCATTTCATCCCGGTTGTAGCTGATAGAAACTTCTTTGCGGGGAAAGTTCACTTGAGACTGAAAGACTCGTTGATCCATATCGTGGAGCTTTTCCAATAACCAGATGCATGAAGCACAGTGCATGGCTGGTGTATGAAAGGTAACCTTCTCTGTTTTTCCATCAGAGAATTCAATGATCTGCTTCCGGACACCTTCATCATCCAGATAGGCAAAGCGATCTGTGATCAAATCCTGTTTTGGTGTGATCCCCGGGTTATTTTCAATATCATAGTACTCACATAACTCGTTAACATTAAGAATTTCAAATACCGTCTTGCAGCCATTACAGCAAAAGTATCTTTCTCCAATGGCAATGCTCTGATCCGGGCAAGTATCACCGCAATGGAAACAGGCCAACTTGTCACCTTCGTTAATTCCAGGTGATTCAACCTGATACTGTTCAAACTTAATCGCCAACAACAGCCTCGGATTTTTGGACAGCCAACGGAACGCCACAGAGTTGACCCGTGTCGGGCAATATAGCGCTGGCGGCTATGGCCAGATTTGTTTCTGCCAGATCCTTGATCTTTTTTTTGCTCAGGATATTGACAACTGCCTGCTGAGCTTCATGCCAGACCAGATGAACAGCACAGTGGCTGGAAAACTGGCAGGCATCCTCACCCTGCATACAGACATTCAGATAAATTGGACCTTCCACGGCCTCTATAACTTCCAACAGGGTTTTATTTTCAGCTCCATCAGCCAGGCGTACCCCACCACCATTCCCCTGGAATGATTTTAAAAATCCCTGTTTGGCAAATTGTGAAACGATAGAGCGCAGAAAACGCTGTGGAATATTTTGATTCTCGGCAATCTCACGAGCTGAGATCAGTTTTTCTTTATCCCGACCAGCCAAATAGACCATCAGCCTTACAGCATATTCACCTTCGTTAGTTAATCGAAATGACAAGATTGATTCCCCGTTAACTGGTCAATAATAAAATTTTGTATTTAATCAAATTGGATCCTTGTGCGCTGCAAGCTAACGCCAAACATCTTAAATACCATGAAATTAGTGTTGTTAGGGAAAATTTGTTTTTTTACTTCATTGCTGTACCAAAATGCTTTATTGTTGAGGTCTCGGTTTATCTAAAGCAGGTATTTTGGACAGCAATACTCGGGAATCATTCTATTAGAGCTATCTCCAGATAACGTGGTTCAAATGCATCTAATTTATCCAGGTCATATTCAAACCGGATACTTCCGTCAACCTGCACAGAACGACGATCAGGGGTTTGAGAAAAACGCTGGTGTTGATCACCATAGATCAGAGCCAGTTGCCAGTCTGGCAAGGCCTGGTTCATGATAAATTTATATTGGAATTTATGATCACCCTGATCACCAACAGGCAGATAATTAAAGCCCAGAGTCAGGGATCTTTCGGCAACTTCAAAGGTCAGCCACTCGCCACTTGCATCCCTCACTCGTCGTGTTTCAAGGTTATTTCCAGAACCGGTCTTAACCCAGGTTTGATCTGCATTGAACGGAAGTAAACACTCAAAGAGAAGCGGCAGCACCAATCCTGGCTTGATTTTACCCAACATTTCAACCTGGAAACCTTGATAGGCTGGGTTGGGATGTACGATCATTTCAAAACTTGAGAACGGACTGCTCTTCGAATGCCAGTCTTTCAAGGCAAATATGATTGGGATGGAGATCCAAATATCTATCGGCTTACCGTTTTTTAAAGCCGGTTCAAACAGGGTTCGCTGGACTGCATTCAAGGCGATCCGATCCAGTTCTGGATTTAATTTTTGGGCGATCCTGGAATCGATTACCCGCCCATCTTTAGCCACAAACACCTTTACGGTGACAGCTCCTTCGA
Coding sequences within it:
- the ccoG gene encoding cytochrome c oxidase accessory protein CcoG, giving the protein MSVPDTQLTNIDTPSEYRDRIASINDDGKRNWVFPRQPKGRFYNARTWFSYLLLAIMFGGPFITMNGRPFILLNVLERKFILFGMAFWPQDSYIFVLATLTFVVGILLFTVVFGRLFCGWACPQTIFMEMIFRKIEYLIDGSANKQRKLKAQAWNAEKIFKRVLKHGVFWAISFIIANTFLAYIVGKDELFKIMTDPVSEHLTGFFIIIVFTSVFYFIYASFREQVCTLVCPYGRFQSVLLDEKSIVVHYDFIRGETRGKPKKNSTEDLGDCIDCNQCVEVCPTGIDIRNGTQLECVNCTACIDACDAVMDKVKKPQGLIRYDSYDGISKGEKLSFTFRNMGYSAVVLLLTAFFFTLLITRSDVETTILRSYGTLYQEVGNDHYTNLYSVKVLNKTFEEMPIRFELVEPTGTLNMVGTNLKVESQDRTEGAFFIDLDGALLDGTETKLKIAVYTGDRLLETVKTSFMGPRK
- a CDS encoding cbb3-type cytochrome c oxidase N-terminal domain-containing protein, whose amino-acid sequence is MGKITNQLIEHDFDGIQEYDNDLPGWWKSLFWLTIIIAVIYVPYYHLVGDLQEVEYQKEMGTYSEVGMGRGAMTGYSSPFASDGEMTPAMRAEMDKVLDAPFDEQLMRAMSKADSDQLAALEAAFPEVYASYASGGVSAPAAPAASVGSSNETPPEALAILTDDASLEAGKKVWDTQCFSCHLNDGGGMIGPNMTDDYWIHGGDMASIVHLINVGVPAKGMVPWETILTPDQISQVASFIKVKLVGTTPAVAKAPQGDLFEE
- a CDS encoding energy transducer TonB gives rise to the protein MQTSIQRVLITSLGICCVLAILGQCAWFKGETLEPEITKPHPIGGYETLGSRIYYPPSAREAGLEGAVTVKVFVAKDGRVIDSRIAQKLNPELDRIALNAVQRTLFEPALKNGKPIDIWISIPIIFALKDWHSKSSPFSSFEMIVHPNPAYQGFQVEMLGKIKPGLVLPLLFECLLPFNADQTWVKTGSGNNLETRRVRDASGEWLTFEVAERSLTLGFNYLPVGDQGDHKFQYKFIMNQALPDWQLALIYGDQHQRFSQTPDRRSVQVDGSIRFEYDLDKLDAFEPRYLEIALIE
- a CDS encoding heavy metal translocating P-type ATPase metal-binding domain-containing protein, which translates into the protein MAIKFEQYQVESPGINEGDKLACFHCGDTCPDQSIAIGERYFCCNGCKTVFEILNVNELCEYYDIENNPGITPKQDLITDRFAYLDDEGVRKQIIEFSDGKTEKVTFHTPAMHCASCIWLLEKLHDMDQRVFQSQVNFPRKEVSISYNRDEMKLSEAAALVSSLGYEPLISLDTAGKREQSSAEKKLYLKIGLAGFAFGNVMILSFPEYLSRIGDVDPVFKMVFGYLSMALSLPVLIYATKDYYLSAWAGVKSKTVNIDVPITLGIGMLFFRSAWEVLTQTGVGYFDSFTGLVFFLLLGRIFQQKTYDVLSFERDYKSFFPLSVTRKVNNVEAVVPVSKLMPGDRIVVRNQELIPADAVLLKSGAFIDYSFVSGEADPVAKEAGEFIYAGGRQRGTTIELEVIKEPSQSYLTQLWNNDVFSKPRFSRLNKTVNQVSHYFTFGVVAIALAASLYWLQYDTATSIKVFTAVLIVACPCALALSSPFALGTTMRIFGRQGFYVKNTEAVEALSKIDTIVVDKTGTLTEAHQDIIEFSGDLLSLVEQQMVKSLVQHSTHPLSQKIFQALDVEATLAVDDFQEIFGKGIEGNIQNMVLKIGSGSWLGLEANLINTEDLKTRVYLSIDGKVKGSFLIANVYRQGLRPMLAKLLKRFKMYLLSGDTEREKATLVNLFGSDTGLFFRQTPEDKLNFISKLQGDGAHVLMVGDGLNDAGALRASEVGIAVTDDVTAFSPASDAILTGENLHLLEPFIKMSKATMSVIITSFIISIIYNIVGVTFAVCGLLSPLISAILMPASSISVVVFTTVTTSLRARMMGLT
- the ccoS gene encoding cbb3-type cytochrome oxidase assembly protein CcoS, encoding MFLLMGASLTASLIFLAAYIWSVRSGQFDDKYTPSVRMLFDDENKTLKKTEPDTVSGNNKEENK
- the ccoN gene encoding cytochrome-c oxidase, cbb3-type subunit I — translated: MEMEKFQYDNKIVRMFFWATVAWGITAFLVGLTIALQLPAPWWNFSTSWLTFGRLRPLHTNAAIFAFVGNGIFMGYYYAAQRLLKARNFSDVLSHIHFWGWQAIIVSAVLTLPAGITTAKEYAELEWPIDIAIALIWVAWGVNMIGTIVKRREKHLYVAMWFFISTFVTVAMLHIVNSFEIPVSIGKSYSLYAGVQDALVQWWYGHNAVAFFLTTPYLGLMYYYMPKAAQRPVYSYRLSVIHFWALIFLYIWAGPHHLLYSSTPDWAQTLGTVFSIMLIAPSWGGMLNGLLTLRGAWDRVRQDPILKFMVVAVSAYGMSTFEGPMMSLKNYNAISHFTDYTIAHVHVGTLGWNGLLTFGILYWLAPRLWASKLYSVKLANIHFWLATLGMIFWVIPMYWTGITQALIWKQFTPEGFLVYPNFLETVLQLVPMYWTRAFGGTLYLTGSFIMLYNLIKTARAGAPIPDPVIEAPALKPIVSVPGEHKHRWVEARPVPFLILAFIAVAIGGLVEFIPMFVVKSNIPTISTVVPYTPLELEGRDIYIREGCVNCHSQMIRPFRSETERYGEYSKAGEYVYDHPFLWGSKRTGPDLHREGVGKLRKPDAWHYNHMDNPRSMSPGSIMPVYPWLLEDSNDYAHLTRKISAMRTLGVPYEEGYEDQALADLKKQAEDIVANLKDSGIETTWDKEIISLIAYLQKLGTGILPK
- a CDS encoding Rrf2 family transcriptional regulator; the encoded protein is MSFRLTNEGEYAVRLMVYLAGRDKEKLISAREIAENQNIPQRFLRSIVSQFAKQGFLKSFQGNGGGVRLADGAENKTLLEVIEAVEGPIYLNVCMQGEDACQFSSHCAVHLVWHEAQQAVVNILSKKKIKDLAETNLAIAASAILPDTGQLCGVPLAVQKSEAVVGD
- a CDS encoding FixH family protein, with the translated sequence MNQTEPSGRMWMWGTILTIVVFIAFFTSFAIWTYQKDVELVYDNYYDKDVVFGQQIRRVERTDALEIKPIFNYDQKTQLLTLRYSKALGHVAPVGEVLLFRPADLHKDRLFPLDLTGDTLQKIHLPNMDPGLWRIKLDWASGGLEYYLEQTLMIR